The genomic stretch TGCGCCTCTATCGTGGCGATCGCTTCGCCATGGTCGCGACGCTCGATCCGCGCGCCGCCGGGCCTGTCGCCATCCAGCCGTCCTTTCCCGAGACGATCGGCCAGCTCGCGCCGGGCGCGGAAGTGTGGATCAATGACGGGAAGATCGGCGCGCGCGTCGTCGGCGCGAGCGCAGGCGCCGTGGAGCTGGAAGTGTTCAGCGCGCGCGGCAAGGGCGAGCGGCTGAAGGTCGAGAAGGGCCTCAATTTCCCCACGACCGATCTACGCCTGCCGCCGCTGACGCCGAAGGATTTTCGCGATCTCGATTTCGTCGCCGCCGAGGCCGATCTCGTCGGCTTCTCCTTCGTGCAGGAGACGGCCGACGTCGATCTCCTGCAGGACCATCTCGCCGCGCGCCGCGGCGCTCTGCCCAAGCAGACGATCGTGCTCAAGATCGAGACGCCGCTCGCCGTGCGCAATCTGCCGCGGCTCATTCTGCGCTCGGCGCAGCATCATCCGACGGCGGTGATGATCGCCCGCGGCGATCTCGCGGTCGAGCTCGGCTTCGCCCGCCTCTCCGAAATGCAGGAGGAGATTCTCTGGCTCTGCGAGGCCGCCCATGTGCCGGTGATCTGGGCGACGCAGGTGCTCGACCAGTTCATCAAGGACGGCGCGCCGAGCCGGGCCGAGACCACGGACGCCGCCATGGCGCAGCGCGCCGAATGCGTGATGCTGAACAAGGGGCCGTTTCTGGCCGAGGCGGTGACATTCCTGCGCGACGTGCTGGCCCGCATGGATCGCCATCAATCGAAGAAATTCGCCCGCTTCACGCCGCTCCGCGCCTGGGACTGAAGCGCGCGAGACGGTTGCGGAGGCGACGCCGGGGCATTATGGGATAGCCGCCGCCCGGCGACTCGGCCGGTCGGCGCATTGGGGCGTCGCCAAGTGGTAAGGCAGCGGATTTTGATTCCGCCATACGGAGGTTCGAATCCTCCCGCCCCAGCCAGAATTCCGCAAATCATTGGAATCACGAGAAAATCGCCTCAGCTGGGGCGCGTTTCCACATCCGTGTGACACATGGCTGGTACACCACGGAGATTTTCGTGCCCGCCATCCCCCATGTCGTGCGTCGCGGCGCGTTCTATTATTGGCGGCGGCGACTGCCATCGGCCCTTGCCGAATCGAGAAATTCTGCGACCCTGATTCTCGGCCTGCGCACCAGCAACCCCGGGAGAGCGCGCTACCTCGCGGGCCAGATTTCCGCGCTCGCCGATCGTTGTTTCTTTCCGGCCGCCATGACCAGTCGCCTCTCCCAGCAGCAAATCCAGAAAGTGTTCCGCATCGTCTTCACGCAACACCTCGATAAGCTCGAGGCCGTGGCGGCGCGCGAACGCGTGGAGGATGATTTCGATCCTGAGAAGAGCCGCCGCAGCGAGCGCGTGATGGGCCACGTCTATCGCCTGCTCGAGACGCGTGGCCGCGCCGCCGCCGTCGACGAACGCGCCGCCGCGCAAATGGCGGCGCAGGGGATTGCGCAGGACGAGATCGCCGAGACCGCCTTCATGCTCGATCTCATGCAGCGCCAAAACGTCGCCGTCGAAAAGAAGGAGCGACTCGCGACGCTCGTCGAGGAGGTCGGCGGTGAGCCCAATCCGATGAACATCGCGCTCGCCCAGGAGACGGTCTACCGGGCCTTCGCCGAGGCGAATTTTCAGTCGGAGCGCCGCCATGACGGCGTGCGAGTCGAGATCGAGAAGACCATCGCCGACATTCTAAAGGATCACGCCGAAGCGCCCCGCGACTCGGTCGATCACACCGAGTCGAGGCTCGTCGTTGCTCCCCTCGCCTCATCCCCGATTGTCGTCCATCGAGAAGCGGCCGCAGAGACGGCCGAAGGCGCCCGAACCGAACATGCGGCGCTGTTGGCCGCCTCTGCGCCGACGCCACCTGCCGACCCCGCGCCCGCGCCCGTGCCCGTGCCCACGCCGACTCCCGCCACGGTAGCGAGAACGAAGCCGTTGACGCTCGACGAGCATCCATTCGTCGTGCTCGCCGAGGGGGTCATCCAGAAGAATGCGGACGCCAAGGCCTGGGACACGAAATCCCAGCGTCAGGTGCGTCAGATTTCGCGGCTTTTCGCGAGGCTCCTCCTCGAGCAGGGCGTCGTCGAGTTCGAAGACATCCACCAGAAGCACCTGGGCGATCTCGACGACCTCTTCGGCGCTGTCGCCAAGAGCTACGGCCGCAGCCCGCGAGACAATCACCGGACGCTCGACCAGCTTCGCGCGATCGGCGCGGCCAAGCCGCCGTCGGAGCGCGGTTTGGTCGCTGGAACGGTCAATCGGCATTTTTCATTTCTGGGCCAGGTCCTCGCCCATATTCGAAGCCGCGGTCACAAGCTCGACCGAGACATCGACATGACGCTGATGCGTCGCAAGTCCACGGAACGCGGGCGCACGAAGCGCGGACTCCTGACCGAAGCCGACGCCGCAGCGATCTTCCACCTCGCCTTCTTCACCGGCTGCGCCGGTTGGAAAGACGACGAGATCTTGATCCCAGGCCCGCACGTATTCCACCGCGCGCTGTATTTCGCGACGCTCATGCTCCACTACACCGGAGCGCGGCGCGAGGAAATCTGCGGCCTCTCCGTCCGCGACGTGGCCTCCGTCGACACGGTGATCGACGGCGAGTTACAACGCCTCCACTATATAAAGGTCAGAACGAGCGAAATTCGGCGCATCAAAAATCTGTATTCCGAGCGCTCGGTCGCCCTGCACCCGGAGCTCATCCGCCTCGGCTTTCTCGATTATGTCGCGGCCGTGAGAGCACTCGGCTATGAGATGGTCTTCCCCGATCTCAAATCGCCGACATCCTCGTCACCTCTGGGCGATCGGCTCTATGACGAGCTGATCGACGGGCTGCACCAAGCCATTCCCGACGCCAAGGAGCGCAAGAAGGTCATCCATTCGATGCGGAAATCTTTCGGCAATTCATTGAAACAGAAGGGGATTCATAGCGAGATTCGGAGCGACATCATGGGGCATTCGGGAGCCACCCCGACCGAGGAAATCTACTGCGACGCGATCGCGCTCGCCGACATGCTGCCGACCATCATGAAGATTCCGATCGTGACGGCGCATCTACAGCCTCACCCGATCCGCCTGCTGCCCTGGGTGCAGGACAAGCTGCGGCCGCCATTCTCGCGGAAGCGGAGGGGGACGGATGGCGCGGGTCCGGGACGCAGGCGGATGAGAAAAACAAAGGACGAATCAGACCGCTCGTGACCCACTGCCGACTTCCAAGCATGTAGCTGCGAATGACCGCTCGACAACGCATTTCAGATGTTCGATTCTCGCTCCTAACGGCCATGACACCTTTTGTACTTCACGCCACTGCCGCACGGACACGGATCATTCCGCCCCGGCTTTTTGGTCTTTACGCGAGGGCTAGCGTTTTTTGGCAGGTTCAGATGCATCGCCCGTGTGGGTTGAGCCATTCGCACGGCGTCTTCGTATATTTGGGCATTTTCTTCCGTTCTCGCCGTTGGTATGTGGACCGTGAAATACTGCGCCCGGCGGTAGGTTCCATCAGCGCCAACCTCTGCCACGACGGCGATGACATTAGAAGCATTGACGGCCAAGGCAGCTGCGCTTGCCTTGGCATTCACCTTGTTCCAGTCAATTTTGTGGTCGCTTTGTTGAAGCCAAACGAAGAGCGGCTCGCCGTCTCCGAACAGAATAAAGTAACGAGAGGGATGCCGGTTCAGGCTTGGGCGAACGTCGGACAGCATCTTCGCCAGATTCTTCCGCCCATCGTCTCCCAGGTCACGGATATGGCTCTCCGCTAAGAGCCATCCGCGCGTTCGAGTCGCGTCAAGTGCTTCAAGCAGCTTCTGCACTTCCTCCGGGAAGTCCTGCGTCGGAAACGGCCTCCCTTCCCAGTCTTCTCCCTCGAAGCTCTTGTCGACGATTTCGCTCATGCCGTCCCAAATGATCATTTTTTCCTGTCCGCCCTTGAGTTCGCCGGCAAGATCCTGATCAAAGCGGTTCTTTTTCAAGTATGCACCCAGATGGTCGAACTCATCGAAGAGAAGAGCCCGGCGTATTCCCGCCACGACCTGTCGGACCTCCATGTAGTGGGCAAACGAGCCGGGGGTGGGCAGGAAC from Methylosinus sp. C49 encodes the following:
- a CDS encoding pyruvate kinase, yielding MKDAEFRQASEARADLRELLTALSRLREEVDADGHALIESWGGPFSTAFAPAAENLAHYLALRRRDLSDLQSRLSAFGLSSLGRSEAKVIEALDALLATLRRLCGEADAPYPTPAAMRAGEDALRAARDLIFGAVPTTPHAVVMVTLPSEAASEPELIRRLMEAGMGCARINCAHDDAAAWKAMIANIRASERALGRNCRVLMDLAGPKCRIEQLRAPEKLRLYRGDRFAMVATLDPRAAGPVAIQPSFPETIGQLAPGAEVWINDGKIGARVVGASAGAVELEVFSARGKGERLKVEKGLNFPTTDLRLPPLTPKDFRDLDFVAAEADLVGFSFVQETADVDLLQDHLAARRGALPKQTIVLKIETPLAVRNLPRLILRSAQHHPTAVMIARGDLAVELGFARLSEMQEEILWLCEAAHVPVIWATQVLDQFIKDGAPSRAETTDAAMAQRAECVMLNKGPFLAEAVTFLRDVLARMDRHQSKKFARFTPLRAWD
- a CDS encoding DUF6538 domain-containing protein, whose amino-acid sequence is MPAIPHVVRRGAFYYWRRRLPSALAESRNSATLILGLRTSNPGRARYLAGQISALADRCFFPAAMTSRLSQQQIQKVFRIVFTQHLDKLEAVAARERVEDDFDPEKSRRSERVMGHVYRLLETRGRAAAVDERAAAQMAAQGIAQDEIAETAFMLDLMQRQNVAVEKKERLATLVEEVGGEPNPMNIALAQETVYRAFAEANFQSERRHDGVRVEIEKTIADILKDHAEAPRDSVDHTESRLVVAPLASSPIVVHREAAAETAEGARTEHAALLAASAPTPPADPAPAPVPVPTPTPATVARTKPLTLDEHPFVVLAEGVIQKNADAKAWDTKSQRQVRQISRLFARLLLEQGVVEFEDIHQKHLGDLDDLFGAVAKSYGRSPRDNHRTLDQLRAIGAAKPPSERGLVAGTVNRHFSFLGQVLAHIRSRGHKLDRDIDMTLMRRKSTERGRTKRGLLTEADAAAIFHLAFFTGCAGWKDDEILIPGPHVFHRALYFATLMLHYTGARREEICGLSVRDVASVDTVIDGELQRLHYIKVRTSEIRRIKNLYSERSVALHPELIRLGFLDYVAAVRALGYEMVFPDLKSPTSSSPLGDRLYDELIDGLHQAIPDAKERKKVIHSMRKSFGNSLKQKGIHSEIRSDIMGHSGATPTEEIYCDAIALADMLPTIMKIPIVTAHLQPHPIRLLPWVQDKLRPPFSRKRRGTDGAGPGRRRMRKTKDESDRS
- a CDS encoding SEC-C metal-binding domain-containing protein, with translation MSEAAFADILSVQLPGATVFQEVYYKDPASRQWSENDTLILIDDLLFLVEAKAGAAATIASPALDFGRHAQSVQDLVIKAYKQCERFFSYLNSADEVPLYRRGDGKYEECGRLRRSDYRVMLPIGLTVESFSPFSTFCKDLTQVEPLLGKHAFVSLSIDELFVLKRFLPTPGSFAHYMEVRQVVAGIRRALLFDEFDHLGAYLKKNRFDQDLAGELKGGQEKMIIWDGMSEIVDKSFEGEDWEGRPFPTQDFPEEVQKLLEALDATRTRGWLLAESHIRDLGDDGRKNLAKMLSDVRPSLNRHPSRYFILFGDGEPLFVWLQQSDHKIDWNKVNAKASAAALAVNASNVIAVVAEVGADGTYRRAQYFTVHIPTARTEENAQIYEDAVRMAQPTRAMHLNLPKNASPRVKTKKPGRNDPCPCGSGVKYKRCHGR